One window of the Eucalyptus grandis isolate ANBG69807.140 chromosome 6, ASM1654582v1, whole genome shotgun sequence genome contains the following:
- the LOC120294776 gene encoding protein PSK SIMULATOR 1-like, producing the protein MLSNSLRTVLRARLRSYARSFASSIYDASLAAQWNLSVAQMLEWLAPLAHNTIKWQSERNIEKQHEVSGTNVHLVQTLFFANQAKTETAIVELLVGLNYLSRISGEMKGSSGIYRSD; encoded by the exons ATGTTATCTAATTCCTTAAGAACTGTGCTGAGGGCCAGGCTGAGGTCTTATGCTAGAAGTTTTGCTTCATCGATCTATGATGCTTCCCTTGCGGCTCAATGGAATTTATCTGTCGCACAGATGTTGGAGTGGCTGGCTCCTCTTGCTCATAACACGATTAAGTGGCAGTCTGAGCGAAACATTGAGAAGCAGCATGAGGTCTCGGGAACAAATGTACATCTAGTTCAGACACTCTTCTTTGCCAATCAAGCAAAAACTGAAACTGCTATTGTCGAGCTGCTTGTTGGTCTCAACTATCTCTCCAGAATCAGTGGAGAAATGAAGGGAAG CTCTGGGATATACAGGAGCGATTAA